A window of the Dermatophagoides farinae isolate YC_2012a chromosome 2, ASM2471394v1, whole genome shotgun sequence genome harbors these coding sequences:
- the LOC124492999 gene encoding uncharacterized protein LOC124492999 isoform X3, which translates to MAEEDRNKLFDEIRNFSQRKLKKVETKVTTGSGEQLTEKRSPKGLQQIKSDGINSVGYVVDNKPDLQVGMIIPGLLISSQDVAQDKSLLDTYEITHILNLAPGVPNAFEDDFNYKKFEVLDIPETDITQYFDECIDFIQEGIQRGNCLVHCNAGVSRSTAICCAYLMKQKKMKYKDALATIREARAFAKPNDGFAKQLEQYEDQLFGQMAAPDSSEDKFMARKRAEIEAEKAAISGTSSVKNKLAQFGAQLESVYAQRLQTMTPIKLPLKKKTPSTQPQQQPQPIVKNRKKSNATATIPPPPPPPPLSELSNKNVPPPPPPPNSLLNNDRTTPSIKKTTTNKVITNENKTNIVKPIKEINNQKQSGDPPRRTAKSDMVDETPIKVAAQKKLWESAHNQQPENNNVQNKKPIKFKTQPQVTQTLAKPSPPISQPQLQATDNKTPNKSPARSNKLGTWEKCPSSTPAPSTVANPNTKAEIASPEPKKKITIKKKDANNNIISGNEFGQSRRSTRDLAAAIEASATDSNSSTPFSSPGTQRRQMYYGRRTSTQPIASQQPSENQQQPVASRKPTWGLRDQVDNLMETTPSSTPTRCRSPALVPTPRDSHSPSPQPVGRMPTGKKVFGRVPPRRTSLSGNGPIGQNTVTNDLPVVSAPNASITSSNKNNDNVNQQIVQNKLKTKEPEIIKNSSIANSMKNLNKANKIIEPIIDERTTTNESAKQTQPTSLSSSSAQEDQHVRSGFKRTPLRETKERSVNRSIEARKKSKGLNRSSTAEILKLIKTKSRADFGKSMETVDEDVEIEYLLDQLEKDGLENIDWEDIGLNEKEVKDIVEKNKDDDGLGDNENDDDESSEESESSSEEDTDSDSSDDDDMEHTVFKPITPSKPVNDFNKPKVTSTATLTLKPVQNSQPMKLAVESEEETEDSSEEETETESD; encoded by the exons ATGGCTGAAGAAGATCGAAATAAATTATTCGATgaaattagaaatttttctcaacgcaaactaaaaaaagttgaaacaAAAGTGACGACCGGTAGTGGTGAACAATTGACTGAAAAACGTTCACCAAAAGGCTTACAACAGATCAAATCTGATGGTATCAATTCAGTTGGctatgttgttgataataaaccGGATCTCCAGGTCGGAATGATTATACCTGGCCTACTAATTT CTTCTCAAGATGTTGCTCAAGATAAATCCTTATTGGACACATATGAAATTACACACATTCTCAATCTGGCACCTGGCGTTCCTAATGCATTCGAAGATGATTTTAATTACAAAAAGTTTGAAGTATTGGATATACCCGAAACGGACATCACTCAATACTTTGATGAATgcattgattttattcaagAAGGCATACAACGTGGTAATTGTCTTGTACATTGTAATGCTGGCGTATCCAGATCAACGGCAATATGTTGTGCTTATCtaatgaaacagaaaaaaatgaaatacaaaGATGCATTGGCTACA ATTCGTGAAGCCAGAGCTTTTGCCAAACCAAACGATGGCTTTGCTAAACAATTGGAACAATATGAAGATCAATTGTTTGGACAAATGGCCGCACCCGATTCATCAGAAGATAAATTTATGGCAAGAAAACGTGCTGAAATTGAAGCTGAAAAAGCAGCCATTTCTG GAACATCTTcagtaaaaaataaattagcACAATTTGGTGCCCAATTGGAATCAGTTTACGCACAACGACTTCAAACTATGACACCGATAAAATTGCCtttgaagaagaaaacacCATCAACACAACCTCAACAACAGCCCCAACCGATAGTCAAGAATCGTAAAAAGTCTAACGCAACTGCTACAATTCCCcctccaccaccaccgccgccATTATCTGAGCTtagcaacaaaaatgttcctccaccaccaccacctccaaattcattgttgaataatgatcGAACAACTCCGTCGATTAAGAAAACAACGACCAATAAAGTGatcacaaatgaaaataagaCAAATATTGTTAAACCGATAAAGGAAATCAATAACCAGAAACAATCCGGAGATCCACCTAGACGGACAGCTAAATCGGATATGGTTGATGAGACACCAATCAAAGTAGCAGCgcagaaaaaattatgggAATCCGctcataatcaacaacctgaaaataataatgtacaGAATAAAAAGCCAATCAAATTCAAGACACAACCGCAAGTCACACAAACTTTAGCTAAACCTTCTCCGCCGATATCTCAACCTCAACTACAAGCCACTGATAATAAGACTCCCAATAAAAGTCCGGCTCGATCAAACAAATTAGGAACGTGGGAAAAATGTCCATCCTCAACACCAGCACCATCAACAGTTGCCAATCCAAACACTAAAGCTGAAATTGCATCTCCTgaaccaaagaaaaagataactattaagaaaaaagatgCCAATAACAATATTATCAGTGGTAACGAATTTGGTCAATCACGGCGATCTACACGTGATTTGGCTGCAGCTATCGAAGCTTCCGCAACGGATTCGAATTCATCCACTCCATTTTCATCGCCTGGAACTCAACGTCGACAAATGTATTATGGACGTCGTACATCGACGCAACCGATCGCATCACAACAGCCATCCGAAAATCAACAGCAACCTGTTGCTTCGCGTAAACCAACCTGGGGTCTACGTGATCAGGTTGATAATCTTATGGAAACGACGCCATCGTCAACACCGACTAGATGTCGTTCACCAGCTTTAGTTCCAACTCCTCGTGACTCACATAGTCCATCACCACAGCCGGTTGGAAGGATGCCGACTGGTAAAAAAGTTTTCGGTCGAGTTCCACCACGTCGAACCAGTCTCAGTGGCAATGGACCTATTGGTCAGAATACTGTAACGAACGAT CTGCCCGTGGTATCGGCTCCAAACGCATCGATAACTTCCAGtaataaaaacaacgacaatgttAACCAACAAATTGtacaaaataaattaaaaacgAAAGAGCCAGagataattaaaaattcttcaatcgCGAATagcatgaaaaatttgaacaaggcgaataaaataatcgaaCCGATCATTGACGAACGaacgacaacaaatgaatcagcAAAACAAACACAGCCTACttctttgtcatcatcatcagcgcAAGAAGATCAACATGTCCGTTCCGGTTTTAAGAGAACACCGCTgagagaaacaaaagaaCGATCAGTAAATCGTTCGATtgaagcaagaaaaaaatctaaaggTCTGAATCGTTCATCAACAGCCGAAATTcttaaattaatcaaaacaaaatcacgTGCTGATTTTGGAAAAAGTATGGAAACAGTCGATGAAGATGTTGAAATAGAATATCTTTTAGACCAGTTGGAAAAGGATGGATTGGAGAATATCGATTGGGAGGATATTGGTCTTAATGAAAAAGAAGTGAAAGATATTGTTGAGAagaataaagatgatgatggcttaggcgataatgaaaatgatgacgatgaatcgTCAgaagaatcagaatcatcatcggaaGAAGATACGGATTCTGATTcttctgatgatgacgatatgGAACATACCGTATTCAAACCAATCACTCCATCAAAACCGGTTAATGATTTTAATAAACCAAAAGTTACTTCGACGGCAACATTAACATTGAAACCGGTTCAAAATTCACAACCAATGAAACTTGCAGTTGAAAGTGAAGAAGAAACTGAGGATTCATCAGAAGaagaaacagaaacagaatcagattga
- the LOC124492999 gene encoding uncharacterized protein LOC124492999 isoform X2, protein MAEEDRNKLFDEIRNFSQRKLKKVETKVTTGSGEQLTEKRSPKGLQQIKSDGINSVGYVVDNKPDLQVGMIIPGLLISSQDVAQDKSLLDTYEITHILNLAPGVPNAFEDDFNYKKFEVLDIPETDITQYFDECIDFIQEGIQRGNCLVHCNAGVSRSTAICCAYLMKQKKMKYKDALATIREARAFAKPNDGFAKQLEQYEDQLFGQMAAPDSSEDKFMARKRAEIEAEKAAISGTSSVKNKLAQFGAQLESVYAQRLQTMTPIKLPLKKKTPSTQPQQQPQPIVKNRKKSNATATIPPPPPPPPLSELSNKNVPPPPPPPNSLLNNDRTTPSIKKTTTNKVITNENKTNIVKPIKEINNQKQSGDPPRRTAKSDMVDETPIKVAAQKKLWESAHNQQPENNNVQNKKPIKFKTQPQVTQTLAKPSPPISQPQLQATDNKTPNKSPARSNKLGTWEKCPSSTPAPSTVANPNTKAEIASPEPKKKITIKKKDANNNIISGNEFGQSRRSTRDLAAAIEASATDSNSSTPFSSPGTQRRQMYYGRRTSTQPIASQQPSENQQQPVASRKPTWGLRDQVDNLMETTPSSTPTRCRSPALVPTPRDSHSPSPQPVGRMPTGKKVFGRVPPRRTSLSGNGPIGQNTVTNDFVPISPPPIMVSDDSIGQHDDNDLDVDQFLRKPLSMMIDRMNFSRSPSPINPTNETTVHVDYLPVNNNRHCKNQLQQQQFDRSSSLSSGDLDYNAYSLHNNPKQSKPPEFHPQNQQPIFRPQKQSENYSYFQQPQTCCSVTKTLSKQQQQARAFIQQQLEAPMNFAPLVRRHTTNDRIWANRNKNSSLSQQQSIHTPAQSTRLIINGCRTVADPRSEINDPFDSNRRDQLAQSMFLQQIEPSFGRQAITPPPGRMFIDNRYKEQSPSVINNNRPISPNILMRSSLPKIMEDNNHCSIDVSSSPKPQPLRLVFNRSASQPMNSISNSNLFNTNTQQLQPEQLVVIRRSPASHQNICFATDY, encoded by the exons ATGGCTGAAGAAGATCGAAATAAATTATTCGATgaaattagaaatttttctcaacgcaaactaaaaaaagttgaaacaAAAGTGACGACCGGTAGTGGTGAACAATTGACTGAAAAACGTTCACCAAAAGGCTTACAACAGATCAAATCTGATGGTATCAATTCAGTTGGctatgttgttgataataaaccGGATCTCCAGGTCGGAATGATTATACCTGGCCTACTAATTT CTTCTCAAGATGTTGCTCAAGATAAATCCTTATTGGACACATATGAAATTACACACATTCTCAATCTGGCACCTGGCGTTCCTAATGCATTCGAAGATGATTTTAATTACAAAAAGTTTGAAGTATTGGATATACCCGAAACGGACATCACTCAATACTTTGATGAATgcattgattttattcaagAAGGCATACAACGTGGTAATTGTCTTGTACATTGTAATGCTGGCGTATCCAGATCAACGGCAATATGTTGTGCTTATCtaatgaaacagaaaaaaatgaaatacaaaGATGCATTGGCTACA ATTCGTGAAGCCAGAGCTTTTGCCAAACCAAACGATGGCTTTGCTAAACAATTGGAACAATATGAAGATCAATTGTTTGGACAAATGGCCGCACCCGATTCATCAGAAGATAAATTTATGGCAAGAAAACGTGCTGAAATTGAAGCTGAAAAAGCAGCCATTTCTG GAACATCTTcagtaaaaaataaattagcACAATTTGGTGCCCAATTGGAATCAGTTTACGCACAACGACTTCAAACTATGACACCGATAAAATTGCCtttgaagaagaaaacacCATCAACACAACCTCAACAACAGCCCCAACCGATAGTCAAGAATCGTAAAAAGTCTAACGCAACTGCTACAATTCCCcctccaccaccaccgccgccATTATCTGAGCTtagcaacaaaaatgttcctccaccaccaccacctccaaattcattgttgaataatgatcGAACAACTCCGTCGATTAAGAAAACAACGACCAATAAAGTGatcacaaatgaaaataagaCAAATATTGTTAAACCGATAAAGGAAATCAATAACCAGAAACAATCCGGAGATCCACCTAGACGGACAGCTAAATCGGATATGGTTGATGAGACACCAATCAAAGTAGCAGCgcagaaaaaattatgggAATCCGctcataatcaacaacctgaaaataataatgtacaGAATAAAAAGCCAATCAAATTCAAGACACAACCGCAAGTCACACAAACTTTAGCTAAACCTTCTCCGCCGATATCTCAACCTCAACTACAAGCCACTGATAATAAGACTCCCAATAAAAGTCCGGCTCGATCAAACAAATTAGGAACGTGGGAAAAATGTCCATCCTCAACACCAGCACCATCAACAGTTGCCAATCCAAACACTAAAGCTGAAATTGCATCTCCTgaaccaaagaaaaagataactattaagaaaaaagatgCCAATAACAATATTATCAGTGGTAACGAATTTGGTCAATCACGGCGATCTACACGTGATTTGGCTGCAGCTATCGAAGCTTCCGCAACGGATTCGAATTCATCCACTCCATTTTCATCGCCTGGAACTCAACGTCGACAAATGTATTATGGACGTCGTACATCGACGCAACCGATCGCATCACAACAGCCATCCGAAAATCAACAGCAACCTGTTGCTTCGCGTAAACCAACCTGGGGTCTACGTGATCAGGTTGATAATCTTATGGAAACGACGCCATCGTCAACACCGACTAGATGTCGTTCACCAGCTTTAGTTCCAACTCCTCGTGACTCACATAGTCCATCACCACAGCCGGTTGGAAGGATGCCGACTGGTAAAAAAGTTTTCGGTCGAGTTCCACCACGTCGAACCAGTCTCAGTGGCAATGGACCTATTGGTCAGAATACTGTAACGAACGAT TTTGTGCCGATTTCACCGCCACCGATTATGGTTTCTGATGATTCTATTGGCCAgcatgatgataacgatctAGATGTTGATCAATTTCTTCGTAAGCCactatcaatgatgattgaccgTATGAATTTTAGCCGTTCACCATCGCCAATCAACCCTACGAACGAGACAACAGTGCATGTCGATTATTTGCctgtcaataataatcgtcaTTGTAAAAATCagttacaacaacaacaatttgatcgttcatcatcattatcatcaggaGATTTGGATTATAATGCTTATTCATTACACAATAATCCG AAGCAATCAAAGCCACCGGAATTTCATccacaaaatcaacaaccgATATTTCGGCCACAAAAACAAtcagaaaattattcatactTTCAACAACCCCAAACTTGTTGTTCGGTAACAAAAACCttatcaaaacaacaacaacaagctcGTGCTTTTATTCAGCAACAATTAGAAGCGCCTATGAATTTTGCACCATTGGTTCGAAGACATACAACCAACGATCGAATCTGGGCTAATcgtaataaaaattcatcattatctcaacaacaatccattCATACGCCCGCCCAATCGACTcgtttaataataaatggatgTCGGACAGTTGCAGATCCTCGGTCAGAAATCAATGAtccattcgattcgaatcgGCGTGATCAATTGGCTCAATCGATGTTTCTTCAACAAATCGAACCATCATTTGGTCGACAAGCAATTACACCACCACCTGGTCGTATGTTCATTGATAATAGATATAAAGAACAATCGCCATCtgtgattaataataatcgtccAATATCGCCAAACATTCTCATGCGATCATCTTTGCCGAAAATCATGGAAGATAATAACCATTGTTCGATagatgtatcatcatcaccaaagcCACAACCATTGAGATTAGTGTTTAATCGATCAGCAAGTCAaccaatgaattcaatttctaaTTCAAATCTTTTCAATACAAATACCCAACAACTACAACCAGAACAATTAGTCGTCATACGTCGTTCGCCAGCATCACACCAAAACATTTGCTTTGCCACTGATTATTGA
- the LOC124492999 gene encoding uncharacterized protein LOC124492999 isoform X1 — MAEEDRNKLFDEIRNFSQRKLKKVETKVTTGSGEQLTEKRSPKGLQQIKSDGINSVGYVVDNKPDLQVGMIIPGLLISSQDVAQDKSLLDTYEITHILNLAPGVPNAFEDDFNYKKFEVLDIPETDITQYFDECIDFIQEGIQRGNCLVHCNAGVSRSTAICCAYLMKQKKMKYKDALATIREARAFAKPNDGFAKQLEQYEDQLFGQMAAPDSSEDKFMARKRAEIEAEKAAISGTSSVKNKLAQFGAQLESVYAQRLQTMTPIKLPLKKKTPSTQPQQQPQPIVKNRKKSNATATIPPPPPPPPLSELSNKNVPPPPPPPNSLLNNDRTTPSIKKTTTNKVITNENKTNIVKPIKEINNQKQSGDPPRRTAKSDMVDETPIKVAAQKKLWESAHNQQPENNNVQNKKPIKFKTQPQVTQTLAKPSPPISQPQLQATDNKTPNKSPARSNKLGTWEKCPSSTPAPSTVANPNTKAEIASPEPKKKITIKKKDANNNIISGNEFGQSRRSTRDLAAAIEASATDSNSSTPFSSPGTQRRQMYYGRRTSTQPIASQQPSENQQQPVASRKPTWGLRDQVDNLMETTPSSTPTRCRSPALVPTPRDSHSPSPQPVGRMPTGKKVFGRVPPRRTSLSGNGPIGQNTVTNDFVPISPPPIMVSDDSIGQHDDNDLDVDQFLRKPLSMMIDRMNFSRSPSPINPTNETTVHVDYLPVNNNRHCKNQLQQQQFDRSSSLSSGDLDYNAYSLHNNPVNHSLQQLSYHPKRSLSPLIPFQKQSKPPEFHPQNQQPIFRPQKQSENYSYFQQPQTCCSVTKTLSKQQQQARAFIQQQLEAPMNFAPLVRRHTTNDRIWANRNKNSSLSQQQSIHTPAQSTRLIINGCRTVADPRSEINDPFDSNRRDQLAQSMFLQQIEPSFGRQAITPPPGRMFIDNRYKEQSPSVINNNRPISPNILMRSSLPKIMEDNNHCSIDVSSSPKPQPLRLVFNRSASQPMNSISNSNLFNTNTQQLQPEQLVVIRRSPASHQNICFATDY, encoded by the exons ATGGCTGAAGAAGATCGAAATAAATTATTCGATgaaattagaaatttttctcaacgcaaactaaaaaaagttgaaacaAAAGTGACGACCGGTAGTGGTGAACAATTGACTGAAAAACGTTCACCAAAAGGCTTACAACAGATCAAATCTGATGGTATCAATTCAGTTGGctatgttgttgataataaaccGGATCTCCAGGTCGGAATGATTATACCTGGCCTACTAATTT CTTCTCAAGATGTTGCTCAAGATAAATCCTTATTGGACACATATGAAATTACACACATTCTCAATCTGGCACCTGGCGTTCCTAATGCATTCGAAGATGATTTTAATTACAAAAAGTTTGAAGTATTGGATATACCCGAAACGGACATCACTCAATACTTTGATGAATgcattgattttattcaagAAGGCATACAACGTGGTAATTGTCTTGTACATTGTAATGCTGGCGTATCCAGATCAACGGCAATATGTTGTGCTTATCtaatgaaacagaaaaaaatgaaatacaaaGATGCATTGGCTACA ATTCGTGAAGCCAGAGCTTTTGCCAAACCAAACGATGGCTTTGCTAAACAATTGGAACAATATGAAGATCAATTGTTTGGACAAATGGCCGCACCCGATTCATCAGAAGATAAATTTATGGCAAGAAAACGTGCTGAAATTGAAGCTGAAAAAGCAGCCATTTCTG GAACATCTTcagtaaaaaataaattagcACAATTTGGTGCCCAATTGGAATCAGTTTACGCACAACGACTTCAAACTATGACACCGATAAAATTGCCtttgaagaagaaaacacCATCAACACAACCTCAACAACAGCCCCAACCGATAGTCAAGAATCGTAAAAAGTCTAACGCAACTGCTACAATTCCCcctccaccaccaccgccgccATTATCTGAGCTtagcaacaaaaatgttcctccaccaccaccacctccaaattcattgttgaataatgatcGAACAACTCCGTCGATTAAGAAAACAACGACCAATAAAGTGatcacaaatgaaaataagaCAAATATTGTTAAACCGATAAAGGAAATCAATAACCAGAAACAATCCGGAGATCCACCTAGACGGACAGCTAAATCGGATATGGTTGATGAGACACCAATCAAAGTAGCAGCgcagaaaaaattatgggAATCCGctcataatcaacaacctgaaaataataatgtacaGAATAAAAAGCCAATCAAATTCAAGACACAACCGCAAGTCACACAAACTTTAGCTAAACCTTCTCCGCCGATATCTCAACCTCAACTACAAGCCACTGATAATAAGACTCCCAATAAAAGTCCGGCTCGATCAAACAAATTAGGAACGTGGGAAAAATGTCCATCCTCAACACCAGCACCATCAACAGTTGCCAATCCAAACACTAAAGCTGAAATTGCATCTCCTgaaccaaagaaaaagataactattaagaaaaaagatgCCAATAACAATATTATCAGTGGTAACGAATTTGGTCAATCACGGCGATCTACACGTGATTTGGCTGCAGCTATCGAAGCTTCCGCAACGGATTCGAATTCATCCACTCCATTTTCATCGCCTGGAACTCAACGTCGACAAATGTATTATGGACGTCGTACATCGACGCAACCGATCGCATCACAACAGCCATCCGAAAATCAACAGCAACCTGTTGCTTCGCGTAAACCAACCTGGGGTCTACGTGATCAGGTTGATAATCTTATGGAAACGACGCCATCGTCAACACCGACTAGATGTCGTTCACCAGCTTTAGTTCCAACTCCTCGTGACTCACATAGTCCATCACCACAGCCGGTTGGAAGGATGCCGACTGGTAAAAAAGTTTTCGGTCGAGTTCCACCACGTCGAACCAGTCTCAGTGGCAATGGACCTATTGGTCAGAATACTGTAACGAACGAT TTTGTGCCGATTTCACCGCCACCGATTATGGTTTCTGATGATTCTATTGGCCAgcatgatgataacgatctAGATGTTGATCAATTTCTTCGTAAGCCactatcaatgatgattgaccgTATGAATTTTAGCCGTTCACCATCGCCAATCAACCCTACGAACGAGACAACAGTGCATGTCGATTATTTGCctgtcaataataatcgtcaTTGTAAAAATCagttacaacaacaacaatttgatcgttcatcatcattatcatcaggaGATTTGGATTATAATGCTTATTCATTACACAATAATCCGGTAAATCATTCTCTACAACAGCTAAGCTACCATCCTAAACGATCACTATCACCTCTGATTCCGTTTCAGAAGCAATCAAAGCCACCGGAATTTCATccacaaaatcaacaaccgATATTTCGGCCACAAAAACAAtcagaaaattattcatactTTCAACAACCCCAAACTTGTTGTTCGGTAACAAAAACCttatcaaaacaacaacaacaagctcGTGCTTTTATTCAGCAACAATTAGAAGCGCCTATGAATTTTGCACCATTGGTTCGAAGACATACAACCAACGATCGAATCTGGGCTAATcgtaataaaaattcatcattatctcaacaacaatccattCATACGCCCGCCCAATCGACTcgtttaataataaatggatgTCGGACAGTTGCAGATCCTCGGTCAGAAATCAATGAtccattcgattcgaatcgGCGTGATCAATTGGCTCAATCGATGTTTCTTCAACAAATCGAACCATCATTTGGTCGACAAGCAATTACACCACCACCTGGTCGTATGTTCATTGATAATAGATATAAAGAACAATCGCCATCtgtgattaataataatcgtccAATATCGCCAAACATTCTCATGCGATCATCTTTGCCGAAAATCATGGAAGATAATAACCATTGTTCGATagatgtatcatcatcaccaaagcCACAACCATTGAGATTAGTGTTTAATCGATCAGCAAGTCAaccaatgaattcaatttctaaTTCAAATCTTTTCAATACAAATACCCAACAACTACAACCAGAACAATTAGTCGTCATACGTCGTTCGCCAGCATCACACCAAAACATTTGCTTTGCCACTGATTATTGA